One Penaeus monodon isolate SGIC_2016 chromosome 42, NSTDA_Pmon_1, whole genome shotgun sequence genomic window, CgatatttttatgtgtgaaaaATGTAGGATGAGTGATCATATATTATAAGAATTCTAAATCTAGTGATGTAACCCATGGAAATGATGCATGTAAATTCTTTCATTTAAGGGAAAttacgaaatgaaaagaaaatcagttTTCATggaactatacataatatatgagttAATTAGATGCAATCCAGGAAAACAAGAGAagcaagatatatatacttacatcagGGTAATGTGGTTCGCTGTGGTATGCCGGTGGTGGAGGGTGGTAGGGGGCAggtggagggggataaggggattGATCAGCTATGGCTACAACAGCCAGGCAACTGATGACGGCGATCTGGAATTAGTagaatttcattattaaaaacaaaagatcaGTCGTTGTTACATTTTCTTATTCAACTTGacatcatttctctttcctttacatttgacAATCTACTTGACACTCATAAAAAATAGAGAGCACTGTTCTTCactacttctttcctctcttgttcAAATAACGAGTCATTTCACATCGTTAGTGGAGCTAGTTCACGAGCCTACCTTGAGGGACATGGCGGCGGAGGGAATGATGGCGccgaaggataaggataagtccgatatgcgaagcttagcctcgcccgggctatgaggggagcccggcctgtgtcgactactgccgactcgctcacgtgtgtcagctgctgctgactcggctgaacctagtccttacccgccgtggtgcccagccacagcagtaacctccgggcgacaattgcaacttctcgcgcctgggcggggcgcgaaccgccgacccctcggatgagaggccgacacgttaccagtgtactagcccggaggcttgatGGCGCCGAAGACAGGCTCAAGCTTTTATACTCGCGCCCGgactctctctcgcgcgcgcctCGCTCTGGTGCATATAGTtacgttatgcatatatattgactGTGATAAATAGAATTTACgaatagaaaaatacaaagagaatcACAACTCTTTAACCTATTTTTGAAACTGGttaattaaattactttttttttatcttccgaaTAATTTAGAAAGATCACTTCATATTTCATTGCCAAAAGACCTACTTATCACCTGATTATCAATAACGTTAATCAGACATTCACAATCCCGCATatgaatactcacacacacacacacacatatatatatataatgtctatatatataatataaaaatatgtatacatgtatacacacacgcacacacaaacacacacacacacatatatatatatatatgatatactatacatatgtatatatatacattcataaatatatatacatatatgtgtatatatgtatgcatatatacatatatatacatatatatatattgcacacatgcacacacacacacacacacatgtgcatataaaaagtgcacacacgaacatatagatagatagataaatagataaacatatgaatatatacatatatatatatatagatagataaatagacagattgatatgtatatatatatgtgtgtgcgtgcgtctgtgcgtgtgtatgtgtgtatgagtgtgtgtgtgtgtgtgtgcatacatatatgtatattcacaaacacaatgACAGACATATGTTTACAAGTTTACGTAAATTTATCGACAGCATATTGTGACTATATGTTTGCTACAGCCATTTCCATTACTGGAACTGCTGTTAGTCTTATTCCTATCAAAAGTTACAATATCAATGGCGATAATATAagggattatattaataatacacgcTATGACTACAATTACTGTTgtgacctttattattattatcactagtatcattattattatcattgccattataatgACTATCATCTTcccttctattactattatcactaatatcactattattttcattatcattatcatcatttttattatcatagtttatataataatcatcaccattattttttgttactattattattatcatcaattttattgtttttattattatcattatcataactattacaatcattatcataattttataaccattctcaccattattatcattgtcattattatcactatacataatctttatcattattattagtatcattgaacCAGAGAATTTCCgtgtagatgaaaaaaaacataaaggatgATACGTGATTTCTGAGAACTCGTATTGGCGTTAAAGTATCCTCTTCCATACTGAAGAGGGGTAGATATGTAGTAAttgtacttacacatacacatatgtatgtatatatatgtgcgtgcatacatatttatatatattgatatgcatgtacgtatgctaCATTATCTACATACAAATCTCCATTTATACACCTAAACAAATGCATGCACTAATGCGCTGCAAGTATTCAGTTAGGGGAAATATATTTCGGATAGGTAATAGTGGAATAAGAATGGTCCTTGTCATTTcaacttatctttattatctttggtGGAATAATGTAACAACAGAAAACAAGTTTGATGATGAagtagagtgagtgaatgattttgtttttacaaaaaaacgggTACACATTATTCATAGGccgcaggggggggaggggcgtaggcGGGGGGAGCGGGCCTGTAGGCGGGCGTGTGCTCGGGGTattgagcctcgccctcgtaggtgacTTCAGCAATCAGACCGTCGCCGTTGTCCACGTACttgacgatctgcttgcggccgtcggggaggtcgacggtgtaggtgccctcggtcttgtagccgtcgcgggactccgaGTGGCCGAGGTTGACGCCGTAGTCGTCGGAGATTCCGTAGTTATAGGTGTACTTGGGAGGAACCTGTAGAAAGGAAAAAGTCGTCAGCGTTATATAGAAAGAGGCTTAGACTCTTGATTCGATATTTTTGTGTGAATAATGTAGGATGAGTGATCATATATTATAAGAATTCTAAATTTAGTGATGTAACCCATGGAAATGATGCATTTAGATTCTTTCATTTAAGGGAAATTACGAAATGAAATGAGAATCGGTTTTCATGaaaactatacataatatatgagttAATTAGATGCAAtccaggaaaaaagagaggagaagcaggatATATACTTACATCAGGGTAATGTGGTTCGCTGTGGTATGCCGGTGGTGGAGGATGGTAGGGGGCAGGTGGAGGGTggtagggggcaggaggagggtggtagggggcagggggggtggagggggataaggggactGATCAGCTATGGCCATAACAGCCAGGCAAATAATGACGGCGATCTGGAAATTAGTAGAATTTcatcattaaaaacaaaagatcaGTCGTTGTTACATTTTCTTATTCAACTTGacatcatttctctttcctttacatttgacAATCTACTTGACactcataaaaaaatagagagcacTGTTCTTCactacttctttcctctcttgttcAAATAACGAGTCATGTCACAGCGTTAGTGGAGCTAGTTCACGAGCCTACCTTGAGGGACATGGCGGCGGAGGGAATGATGGCGCCGAAGACGAGCTCAAGCTTTTATACTCGCGCCCGgactctctctcgcgcgcgcgcgcaactcGCTCTGGTGCATATGTTTATGTTAAcaggaaaaatatcaaaatgcatGTATAATGACTGTGATAAATAGAACTTACgaatagaaaaatacaaagagaatcACAACTCTTTAAGCTATTTTTGAAACTGGTTaactaaattactttttttttttatcttccgaaTAATTTATAAAGATCACTTCATATGTCGTTGTTTTTCGTCAAATCATTTTGTTCCTAACTAAGAAATATTGTGTTCGCTAGTTTTGGTATGCCATAAAACCTTTATCATATGAATGAGAAGGGTTAGGTATCAAGGTTGATTTATTAAGAATTCGTATTTAGAACATTGATCGTTACCAAGAGACGTACTTATCACCTGATTATCAATAACGTTAATCAGACATTCACTATCCCGCATatgaatactcacacacacacacacacgcacacacaaacacacacacacatatatatatatatatatatatatatatatataatatactatacatgtatatatataaattcataaatatatatacatatatgtgtatatatgtatgcatatatacatatatatacatatatatattgcacacatgcacacacacacacacacatgtgcatataaaaagtacacacacgaacatatagatagatagataaatagataaacatatgaatatatacatatatatatatagatagatagataaatagacagattgatatgtatatatatatatgtgtgtgtgcgtctgtgcgtgtgtatgtgtgtatgagtgtgtgtgtgtgtgtgtgtgcatacatatatgtatattcacaaacacaatgACAGACATATGTTTCCAAGTTTACGTAAATTTATCGACAGCATATTGTGACTATATGTTTGCTACAGCCATTTCCATTACTGGAACTGCTGTTAGTGTTATTCCTATCAAAAGTTacaatatcaatggtaataatataagggattatattaataatacacgctattactacaattactgctgtgacctttattattatcaccagaatcattattattatcattgccgttatAATGACCATCACCTtcctttctattactattatcattaatatcactattattttcattatcattatcatcatttttattatcatagtttatataataatcatcaccattattttttgttactattattattatcatcaattttattgtttttattattatcattatcattactattacaatcattatcataattttataaccattctcaccattattatcattgtcattattatcactatacataatctttatcattattattagtatcattgaacCAGAGAATTTCCgtgtagatgaaaaaaaacataaaggatgATACGTGATTTCTGAGAACTCGTATTGGCGTTAAAGTATCCTCTTCCATACTGAAGAGGGGTAGATATGTAGTAAttgtacttacacatacacatatatatgtatatatatgtgcgtgtatacatatttatatatattgatatgcatgtacgtatgctaCATTATCTACATACAAATCTCCATTTATACACCTAAACAAATGCATGCACTAATGCGCTGCAAGTATTCAGTTAGGGGAAATATATTTCGGATAGGTAATAGTGGAATAAGAATGGTCCTTGTCATTTcaacttatctttattatctttggtGAAATAATGTAACAACAGAAAACAAGTTTGATGATGAagtagagtgagtgaatgattttgtttttacaaaaaaacggaTACACATTATTCATAGggcgcagggggaggaggggcgtagGCGGGGGGAGCGGGCCTGTAGGCGGGCGTGTGCTCGGGGTattgagcctcgccctcgtaggtgacTTCAGCAATCAGACCGTCGCCGTTGTCCACGTACttgacgatctgcttgcggccgtcggggaggtcgacggtgtagctgccctcggtcttgtagccgtcgcgggactccgaGTGGCCGAGGTTGACGCCGTAGTCGTCGGAGATGCCGTAGTTATAGGTGTACTTGGGAGGAACCTGTAGAAAGGAAAAAGTCGTCAGCGTTATATAGAAAGAGGCTTAGACTCTTGATTCGATATTTTTGTGTGAAAAATGTAGGATGAGTGATCATATATTATAAGAATTCTAAATTTAGTGATGTAACCCATGGAAATGATGCATTTAGATTCTTTCATTTAAGGGAAATTACGAAATGAAATGAGAATCGGTTTTCATGaaaactatacataatatatgagttAATTAGATGCAAtccaggaaaaaagagaggagaagcaggatATATACTTACATCAGGGTAATGTGGTTCGCTGTGGTATGCCGGTGGTGGAGGATggtagggggcaggaggagggtggtagggggcaggtggagggggataaggggactGATCAGCTATGGCCACAACAGCCAGGCAACTGATGACGGCGATCTGGAAATTAGTAGAATTTcatcattaaaaacaaaagatcagtcgttgttatattttcttatttaccttgacattatcctttctctttcctttacatttgacAATCTACTTGACactcataaaaaaatagagagcacTGTTCTTCactacttctttcctctcttgttcAAATAACGAGTCATTTCACAGCGTTAGTGGAACTAGTTCACGAGCCTACCTTGAGGGACATGGCGGCGGAGGGAATGATGGCGCCGAAGACGAGCTCAAGCTTTTATACTCGCGCCCGgactctctctcgcgcgcgcgcctCGCTCTGGTGCATATGTTTACGTTAAcaggaaaaatatcaaaatgcatGTATAATGACTGTGATAAATAGAACTTACGAATAGAAAAATACCAAGAGAATCACAACCCTTTAACCTATTTTTGAAACTGGTttaattaaattactttttttttttatcttcctaatAATTTAGAAAGATCACTTCATATGTCGTTGTTTTTCGTCAAATCATTTTGTTCCTAACTAAGAAATATTGTGTACGCTAGTTATGGTATACCGTAAAACCTCTATCATATGAATGAGAAGGGTTAGGTATCAAGGTTGATTTATTAGGAATTCGTATTTAGAACATCAATCATTaccaaaaacacttaaaatagcGTTTCAAAAAAGTGTGGATCATTATAATGCTGTGAATAAATACATTGCTCATGTAATTCTTTTTAACTGagcttacttacttacttatagACCTACTGATCCCCTGATTACCAATAACGTTAATCAGACATTCACAGCCACGCAtataaatactctatatatatatatatatatatatatatatatatatatatatatatatatgtatatatatatatatatatataaatttgtatatatatataatataaaaaaatgtatacatgtatacacacacgcacacacaaacacacacacacacaatatatatattatactatttatgtgtatatacatacatacatatatatacatatatatgtatatatgtatgcatatatatgtatatatatatatatatatgtatatatatatatatatattttttttttttttttttttttttttttttttttcacacacgcacacacacacacacacgcatacatgtgcatataaaacatacacacacgaacatatagagagatgtgtatatataaatagatagatagataaatagataaacatatgattatatacatatatatattgatagataaatagacagactgaaatgtatatatatatatgtgtgcgtctgcgcatgtgtatatgtgtgtatatgagtgtgtgtgcgtgtgtgtatacatatatatatatatatatattcacaaacgcGATGGCAGACATATTTTTACAAGTTTACGTAAATTTTTCGACAGCATATTGTGACTATATGTTTGCAACAGCCATTTCCANNNNNNNNNNNNNNNNNNNNNNNNNNNNNNNNNNNNNNNNNNNNNNNNNNNNNNNNNNNNNNNNNNNNNNNNNNNNNNNNNNNNNNNNNNNNNNNNNNNNGTAATCgaaatataaatttctttattatttttaacatcactATTATGTAACTACATCATATCTTTCCCATACATGGGCTCGCGCCAAGTTAAAAACTCGTCACTTCACAAACCACGAATGGCAATTTTCCTGATGGCCTTTCTGGCCTGTTACAACTAGCGTGACTGACGGATACATTATTATCTTGCTGCTTCGCTGTTGCATTAGATGTGTCAGCTGTGAttagtggatgtgtgtgttgtgtgtgtgtgtgtacacaaacacacacacacacacacacacacacacacacacacacacacacacacacacacacacacacacacacacacactatatatatatatatatatatatatatatatatatatatatatatatatgaatatacttatatatatgtatataaaaatacgaatacatacatacatatatgtacataatatatatatatatatatatatattatatatatatatatatatatatatatatatatatatgtgtgtgtgtgtgtgtgtgtgtgtgtgtggtgtgtgtgtgtgtgtgtgtgtgtgtgtgtgtgtacacacacacacatatatatatatatatatatatatatatatatatatatatatatatatatatatatatgtatgtatatagtgtgtgtatacactcacacacacacacacaatcacacacacacacacaatatatatatatatatattatatatatatatatatatatatatatatatatatatatatatatatatatatatttgtgtgcgtgtgtacatatatatgtgtatgcatatttatacacacacacacacagtgcgtgtgtgtgtgcttatatacatacattgcatttatatatgtgtatatatatatagaaagataaatagatagatagacagatagatagacatcgatagatatgatatgtgcgtgcatatatatatatatatatatatatatatatatatatatatatatatatatatatatgtgtgtatctatgtatgtatgtatatatatatctgtgtgtgtgtgtgtgtgtgtgtgtatacaaatataaaagtggttatataattaaaatgccattattatttttcaagagAAAGTTGTGTagttgcagacacacacacattcacacatatacatgaatgtgtgtgtgcctgcatgcatttatataaatacccacaaacacacatacacaacacacacacacacacacacacatatatatatgtatatatatatatatatatatatatatatatatatatatatatatatatatatatatgtgtgtatatatatgggtgtgtgtgtgtgtacacacacatcacacacacacacacacaccacacacacacacacacacacacacacacacacacaaacacacacacacacacacacacacacacatatatatatatattatatatatattatataatatatatatatatatatatatatatgtacatatatatacatataaatacacacacaaacatacacacacacacacacacacacacacacacacacacacacacacatgcatgcatttatataaatacccacacacacacacacacacacacacacacacacacacacacacacacacacatatatatatatatatgtatataatatatatatatatatatatatatatatatatatatgtatatatatatatgggtgtgtgtgtgtgtgtacacacacacacacacacacacacacacacacacacacacacacacccacacacacacacacacacacacacacacacacacacacacacacacacacaacacatatatatatatatatatataatatatttatatatatatatatatatatgtacatatatatacatataaatacacacacacaaacatacacacacacacacacacacacacacacacacatacacacacacacacacacacacacacacacacacacacacacatatatatatatatatatatatatatatatatatatatatatatatatatatatatatataaaaatgtctcttcctttttctttccatactcattcatttgttttactatatatacagacaagGAAAAAATCACCACTCCCTAAGTAACATAGCCTACTATCTcgtatctatatttacatcaatGCATTAATAATACAGTTACATACACAGAtccaatgaataaatgaatgaatgaatgaatgaagcttcgaaaccagTTATATACAGTTACATACACAGTTACAGTTCCATACAGTTACATACACAGTTACAGTTCCATACAGTTACATACACAGgtcgaatgaatgaatgaatgaatgaatgaagcttcgaaaccttCCTACCCGAGATTCAAGGTATCAAACTGTACTGTTTCTATTCTGCAtcctatatagtaataatagtgcaTAACTTTTTCATGTTTGTTCAAGCTAAATGTATGGGTACCATGATGAATTACATAATTTTGAAAGCTAAGCACAATCTAACATGGGCACATATTCGAAATGTTCCTACACGTATATGGCATTATGTAAATGGTCTTTAAGTCATCTATACAATGTTTCAACGTACAGTTATATCCCGTGGTCCTGTTTTATATACTA contains:
- the LOC119599438 gene encoding pro-resilin-like, with the translated sequence MSLKIAVISCLAVVAIADQSPYPPPPAPYHPPPAPYHPPPPAYHSEPHYPDVPPKYTYNYGISDDYGVNLGHSESRDGYKTEGSYTVDLPDGRKQIVKYVDNGDGLIAEVTYEGEAQYPEHTPAYRPAPPAYAPPPPAPYE
- the LOC119599134 gene encoding cyclin-K-like, which codes for MSLKYHPPPAPYHPPPAPYHPPPPAYHSEPHYPDVPPKYTYNYGISDDYGVNLGHSESRDGYKTEGTYTVDLPDGRKQIVKYVDNGDGLIAEVTYEGEAQYPEHTPAYRPAPPAYAPPPPAAYE